In the Methylophilus sp. 5 genome, one interval contains:
- the motA gene encoding flagellar motor stator protein MotA, with product MFVIIGYVVVCGMVFGGYALAGGHLGALWQPLEVMMIFGGAFGAFIVGNDTKAIKATMKAVPTLFKGSKYNKQLYMDLLALLFEILTKIRKDGLMSIEKDIEDPEASALFTKYPSIVHDHHLVEFICDYLRLMVSGNMDAFQVENLMDNELETHHMEGHVPAHCIAKLGDGLPAFGIVAAVMGVVHTMENVALPPAELGILIAHALVGTFLGILLAYGFVGPLSGLLEQKLEESSKSFQTVKVVLLASLNGYAPPIAVEFGRKVLYSTERPGFTELEEHVKQAKSK from the coding sequence ATGTTTGTCATCATTGGGTATGTCGTTGTTTGTGGCATGGTGTTTGGGGGGTACGCGCTGGCTGGCGGCCATTTGGGTGCGCTATGGCAGCCGCTTGAAGTCATGATGATCTTCGGCGGCGCATTCGGTGCCTTTATCGTCGGCAACGACACCAAGGCGATCAAAGCCACCATGAAGGCCGTCCCAACATTGTTTAAAGGCTCTAAATACAACAAGCAGTTGTATATGGACCTCTTGGCATTGTTGTTTGAAATCCTGACCAAAATTCGTAAAGATGGCCTGATGTCGATTGAAAAAGACATTGAAGACCCTGAGGCTAGTGCTTTGTTTACTAAATATCCTTCTATTGTGCATGACCACCATCTGGTCGAGTTTATTTGTGATTATTTGCGCCTGATGGTGTCCGGCAATATGGATGCTTTCCAGGTGGAAAACCTGATGGATAACGAGCTGGAAACCCACCATATGGAGGGCCATGTGCCTGCCCATTGTATTGCCAAGTTAGGCGATGGTTTGCCTGCGTTTGGTATTGTGGCTGCGGTGATGGGGGTGGTGCACACCATGGAAAACGTAGCGCTGCCGCCGGCTGAGCTGGGCATTTTGATTGCACACGCGCTGGTGGGGACCTTTTTGGGTATTTTGCTCGCTTACGGTTTTGTTGGCCCGTTGTCCGGTTTGCTGGAACAAAAGCTGGAAGAATCCAGCAAGAGTTTTCAGACCGTGAAAGTGGTGTTGCTGGCCAGCCTGAATGGCTACGCGCCGCCGATTGCGGTGGAGTTTGGCCGCAAGGTGCTGTATTCGACCGAGCGCCCTGGCTTTACTGAGCTGGAAGAGCACGTCAAGCAGGCTAAATCCAAGTAA